A part of Candidatus Zixiibacteriota bacterium genomic DNA contains:
- a CDS encoding glycosyltransferase family 4 protein: MRPEPQFTNFLQRMALIDKEAPDWYRGGVNIGFDAKRAVFNQTGLGNYSRTLINSLATAFPENRYILYTPALRENQRLEALRRQPAVSLTTPRGWFGKLAPGIWRIAGIAGQAHADQISVFHGLSNELPMRLNSAGTKSVVTIHDVIFERFPELYRNHDRLVYRLKTRHACRAATAIVAVSQQSKADLVEFFRVEPERIRVIYQACDSSFVAAVGDGVRAATRQKYCLPAQYLLYVGSIERRKNLLTLVKAVELLRKSHDPYLVALGNGKEYLQEVTAYIEKNGLSERVRIISDAAFADFPAIYQSAIALAYPSLFEGFGIPILEALWSKVPVITTKGGCFAEAGGPASLYVDSQSAEELAHGIRRIIEDSTLRVKMIASGLSHAQKFRGDKVAAEMMALYRGL; the protein is encoded by the coding sequence GTGCGCCCGGAGCCGCAATTCACCAATTTCCTGCAAAGGATGGCGTTGATTGACAAGGAGGCGCCGGACTGGTATCGTGGCGGTGTGAATATCGGATTCGATGCCAAGCGTGCCGTTTTCAACCAGACGGGCTTGGGGAACTACTCTCGAACGCTGATTAATTCGCTGGCAACAGCCTTCCCGGAGAATCGGTACATCCTCTACACGCCGGCGCTTCGAGAGAACCAGCGTCTGGAGGCACTACGTCGCCAGCCGGCGGTGAGCCTAACAACCCCCCGCGGTTGGTTCGGCAAGTTGGCACCGGGAATCTGGCGGATTGCCGGTATCGCCGGTCAAGCGCACGCGGACCAGATTTCGGTTTTTCACGGCTTGAGCAACGAACTGCCGATGCGGCTGAACTCGGCGGGAACTAAGTCGGTGGTGACGATTCACGATGTCATCTTCGAGCGATTCCCCGAATTATACCGTAACCACGACCGATTGGTTTATCGTCTCAAAACGCGGCACGCCTGCCGGGCGGCTACGGCAATTGTCGCGGTCAGCCAGCAGAGCAAAGCTGATCTGGTAGAATTCTTCCGGGTCGAGCCGGAGCGAATCAGAGTGATCTATCAGGCCTGCGATTCCTCATTTGTGGCTGCGGTCGGAGACGGTGTCAGGGCTGCGACGCGGCAAAAGTACTGCCTGCCGGCGCAATATCTGCTTTATGTGGGCTCGATCGAGAGACGGAAGAATCTGCTGACGCTCGTGAAGGCCGTGGAGCTGTTGCGCAAGTCGCATGACCCTTATTTGGTAGCTCTGGGCAATGGCAAAGAGTACCTGCAGGAAGTTACGGCCTACATCGAAAAGAACGGTCTCTCCGAGCGTGTGCGGATCATCAGCGATGCCGCGTTCGCCGATTTCCCGGCGATTTATCAGTCAGCCATCGCGCTGGCCTACCCGTCGCTGTTTGAAGGATTCGGCATACCGATACTTGAAGCGCTGTGGAGCAAGGTACCGGTGATCACCACGAAGGGGGGCTGTTTCGCCGAAGCCGGCGGGCCGGCGAGTCTCTATGTTGATTCTCAAAGCGCCGAAGAATTAGCGCACGGGATCAGGCGTATTATCGAAGACTCAACGCTACGCGTCAAGATGATCGCGAGCGGTCTCAGCCACGCACAAAAATTCCGCGGCGACAAAGTGGCGGCAGAGATGATGGCCCTCTATCGCGGCCTTTAG
- a CDS encoding AsmA family protein → MKYKPLVWLALIVVALIILGFGAIRIFVSPQRIAAAIIPRMEELLDRRVSVGSSEFSYFPPGIRISNLAIANNDRFAGKPLARIDHINAYVQLLPLLMGRIKIKELAIDGWEMLLQKDSVGAINYDFFRARTIFPESNEQAQEPLCRRFRLNDGRLLFRDDSTGIRFVLGNIRLSYDLRGERLSDIAGKLEIDSLFLWADAGNLLIHPTAVEADWRGFYSALHDSVAFRRCSWRIDKFSGRLDGSIARIGTRPAFNLRLLSERTDLADCADSRVIKALPLLRDMKLAGQARLEIAWSGVAGNPASRNLNGKVSLADFTGMLESSGLEMRSKLIESNFNEKTLSVYTESATVNGAPATLRLTIDDYEEPTISGEANVSCRADVIARALNYQAPQSVSGEVAANISGFIKSAQPEQSRIFGSLLVERLAIVDTARPVNLNELNLDMQFTGDYAQIARCDLASGDNNLQLTGSIVGFPAVLAGREHAHRPPQLDAVISSSHFDFDALRQLGDSTAADTGAVADLINQLVGINSSTKWLVAEGRIAGIDFTNLESRISVVNRIVYSDSTTCRIFAGKASGEIVVDLNNPAKPDFELEARSEEVLADLVLDRFTGFGPRLTGDADLQVNAKWKGTTTDEVLSTLTLKGEAVLEDGRITPFDLSRQFESALSLPAFDRSKVEDLVCSFLYADRTVRLSTLAFDSGDIEYAITGSLSSANNPDLRVTRKISKDEAKSLRSRPDFTRIAGEKTPKTIVIEITGNTAAPQFAITGAR, encoded by the coding sequence ATGAAGTACAAGCCCCTGGTTTGGCTCGCCCTGATCGTCGTGGCCTTGATTATTCTCGGTTTTGGGGCGATCCGCATCTTCGTCTCGCCGCAGCGAATTGCGGCGGCCATTATCCCGCGCATGGAAGAGCTGTTGGATCGCCGAGTCAGCGTCGGCTCCTCGGAATTCTCTTACTTCCCGCCTGGAATTCGCATCTCCAATCTGGCGATTGCCAACAATGACCGCTTCGCCGGTAAGCCGCTGGCACGCATCGATCACATCAACGCCTACGTCCAATTGCTCCCGCTTCTGATGGGGAGAATCAAAATTAAGGAACTGGCGATTGACGGCTGGGAAATGTTACTGCAGAAGGACTCGGTGGGCGCGATCAACTACGACTTCTTCCGCGCCCGCACCATCTTCCCCGAATCGAATGAACAAGCGCAAGAACCGCTTTGCCGCCGGTTCCGCCTCAACGACGGCCGTCTGCTCTTCCGCGACGACTCCACCGGCATCCGCTTCGTCCTCGGCAATATCCGTCTGAGCTACGACCTGCGCGGCGAGCGGCTGTCCGACATCGCCGGCAAACTCGAAATCGATTCGCTCTTTCTTTGGGCCGACGCCGGCAACCTGCTGATCCACCCGACCGCCGTCGAAGCGGACTGGCGCGGCTTCTACTCAGCGCTCCATGACTCGGTCGCCTTCCGTCGCTGTAGCTGGCGCATCGATAAATTCTCCGGGCGGCTCGACGGCTCCATTGCCCGGATCGGGACCCGTCCGGCCTTCAATCTGCGCCTACTCTCCGAGCGCACCGATCTGGCCGACTGTGCGGATTCGCGCGTCATCAAGGCACTGCCTCTGCTGCGTGATATGAAACTCGCCGGACAAGCACGTCTGGAAATTGCCTGGTCAGGTGTCGCCGGCAATCCCGCGTCGCGGAACCTCAACGGGAAAGTCAGTCTCGCCGACTTTACCGGCATGCTGGAATCGAGCGGACTCGAAATGCGCAGCAAATTGATCGAAAGCAACTTCAACGAGAAGACCCTCTCCGTTTACACGGAATCGGCGACCGTCAACGGCGCGCCGGCGACCCTGCGGCTGACAATTGACGATTACGAAGAGCCGACCATCTCGGGCGAGGCTAACGTGAGCTGTCGTGCCGACGTCATCGCGCGTGCGCTGAATTATCAGGCGCCGCAGTCGGTTTCCGGCGAGGTCGCGGCGAATATTTCCGGGTTCATCAAGTCCGCCCAGCCGGAGCAAAGCCGGATTTTCGGCTCGCTGCTGGTCGAACGGCTGGCAATCGTCGATACCGCGCGTCCCGTGAATCTCAACGAACTGAACCTTGACATGCAGTTCACCGGTGACTATGCGCAGATTGCCCGCTGCGACCTCGCTTCCGGCGATAACAATCTACAGCTCACCGGCAGCATCGTCGGTTTCCCTGCCGTGCTTGCTGGTCGTGAGCACGCCCACCGTCCGCCGCAACTGGATGCCGTCATCTCGTCCAGCCACTTCGACTTCGACGCCCTGCGCCAACTCGGCGATTCCACCGCAGCCGATACCGGCGCCGTGGCCGATTTGATCAATCAACTCGTCGGCATCAACTCCTCCACCAAATGGCTCGTCGCCGAGGGACGCATCGCCGGCATCGACTTCACGAACCTCGAGTCGCGCATTTCTGTGGTTAATCGGATTGTCTATTCCGACTCCACTACGTGCCGCATCTTCGCCGGTAAGGCCTCTGGCGAAATCGTTGTCGATCTTAATAATCCCGCAAAACCGGATTTTGAACTCGAAGCGCGTAGCGAGGAAGTTCTGGCTGACCTTGTCCTCGATCGCTTCACTGGATTCGGACCGCGCCTGACCGGAGATGCGGATTTGCAGGTCAACGCCAAATGGAAGGGTACCACAACTGACGAGGTTCTTTCTACACTCACATTGAAGGGCGAAGCTGTTCTCGAAGACGGTCGCATCACTCCCTTTGACCTGAGTCGGCAATTCGAATCGGCGTTGAGTCTCCCGGCTTTCGATCGCAGCAAGGTCGAGGACCTCGTCTGCAGCTTCCTCTATGCCGATCGCACGGTGCGCCTGAGCACGCTGGCGTTCGATTCCGGCGATATTGAATATGCAATAACCGGATCACTCTCATCCGCTAACAATCCCGATTTACGGGTCACGCGCAAAATATCTAAAGACGAGGCAAAGTCTCTACGTTCACGACCCGATTTCACGCGGATTGCCGGTGAGAAGACCCCCAAAACGATCGTCATTGAAATCACTGGCAATACCGCCGCCCCGCAGTTCGCAATCACCGGTGCGCGTTAG
- a CDS encoding SH3 domain-containing protein yields the protein MPKAYLICIGTVTCLVLLVSGCGKKVSSTLPPVDPEVKQQSSAPTTAEPTPEPADTTPTGWVIKDKINVRSQPSTSADVVAQLTRGTKVKLVNYADKWWKVLLDDGRTAYIYEPLLTREQYVDPWTRFKMEATRANPMLEIIVGVGGLDTEVPSATLTVASRWNDLAPSDRTAVGEAAFDFWSECLTKCGFDPQRSQIVLRSDAGVELGRVSLQGGKPQVKLN from the coding sequence ATGCCCAAAGCATATCTTATCTGTATTGGTACCGTCACTTGTCTGGTGTTGCTGGTTTCCGGGTGCGGCAAGAAAGTATCCTCGACATTACCGCCGGTCGATCCGGAAGTCAAACAGCAGTCGTCGGCGCCGACAACGGCTGAACCGACGCCGGAACCGGCCGATACCACGCCAACCGGCTGGGTGATCAAGGACAAGATCAACGTCCGCTCGCAACCGAGCACGTCGGCGGATGTTGTCGCGCAGTTGACGCGCGGCACGAAGGTCAAACTGGTCAACTATGCCGACAAGTGGTGGAAGGTTCTACTGGATGACGGCCGCACGGCCTACATCTACGAACCGCTGCTGACACGCGAGCAGTATGTCGATCCCTGGACGCGCTTTAAGATGGAGGCGACTCGCGCCAACCCGATGCTGGAGATCATCGTCGGTGTCGGCGGACTCGATACCGAAGTTCCCTCGGCGACTCTGACAGTCGCTTCGCGCTGGAATGACTTGGCGCCCTCTGACCGCACCGCCGTAGGCGAAGCCGCGTTTGATTTCTGGAGTGAGTGCCTGACCAAGTGTGGATTCGATCCGCAAAGATCGCAGATCGTGTTGCGCAGTGATGCCGGTGTTGAGCTTGGCCGCGTCAGCCTCCAGGGCGGCAAGCCGCAGGTAAAGCTCAACTAA
- the cysE gene encoding serine O-acetyltransferase: MAWEDIRAIYRNDPAARGLEPILYAGLHAILIHRLSHRLYRMGLRFIARLISQIARFFTGIEIHPGATLGKGVFIDHGMGLVVGETTEIGDNCVLFHNVTLGGTGKHSGKRHPTLGHNVYVGTGAIILGPVKIGDNVRIGANSFIYMGDVPDDATVVGIPARIVRLKGANVDLPLPKTQHPED; the protein is encoded by the coding sequence ATGGCCTGGGAAGACATCCGCGCAATTTACCGCAATGACCCTGCCGCCCGCGGGCTGGAGCCAATCCTCTACGCCGGACTGCATGCGATCCTGATTCACCGCCTGTCACACCGGCTGTATCGAATGGGGCTGCGCTTTATCGCTCGCCTCATCTCGCAGATCGCCCGCTTCTTCACCGGCATTGAAATCCACCCCGGCGCGACTTTGGGCAAAGGCGTTTTCATTGATCACGGCATGGGACTGGTCGTTGGAGAGACTACCGAGATCGGCGATAACTGCGTCCTCTTCCATAACGTTACCCTCGGTGGCACAGGCAAGCATTCCGGCAAGCGCCATCCGACGCTCGGCCACAACGTCTACGTCGGTACCGGCGCCATCATCCTCGGACCGGTCAAGATCGGCGACAACGTCCGCATCGGCGCGAATTCATTCATCTATATGGGCGACGTGCCCGATGATGCTACCGTCGTCGGCATCCCGGCTCGTATCGTCCGCCTCAAGGGCGCCAACGTTGACTTGCCGTTGCCAAAGACCCAACACCCCGAAGACTGA
- the cadA gene encoding cadmium-translocating P-type ATPase — protein MALARVEARTTPIDCPNCAKTAETEIKKIPGITNARVDLLSAKVFYTFDPDQTDASALRRRIEGLGHFKFVDDAEPSSSRLPFSRSLGWSLFAAVMVYGIGALLRFGFGLEGAGNVTFIAATLIGGWDILRRALIAVRHRRLDINSLMALAILGAIIIGDLHEAVVVVLLFSLANLLESYSLWRLSRTLSGLSEFTSHRALLKRGAELVEVDPEKLIPGDTIVLKEGMRVPVDGVVISGRSFVDFSSLTGETHPDSIGPGDEVYAGAINQDGYLEVSVSATVENSRIGRILQLVGEAASRKARVERVVDRFARIYTPLVVALALLVATVPPLFLDASFSAWFYKALVFLVISCPCALVISTPVAITTALSAASRLKAVFKGGDTLEQMASISTVAFDKTGTLTTGALSLVATETVDSLTSSQALQIAASLEQVSQHPIARALTVAAAIAQLPLLPVDAARAQPGIGVSGVIGGRHFELVAGEDRLEAASGGRAVRLRGNGIDIALFRLSDELRPEASEIVEHLREEGITTIGILSGDGNQATAAAAARLKLDFAHGSLLPEHKYEQIEKLGGGVAMVGDGINDVVALSGADVSISLAGFGSDIPAQHADIILFGNNLTALPKLFRLGKRTLATIKFNIGLAFAVKLVFLTLAALGFAGLWMAVLADMGASLVVIFNSLRLLRQ, from the coding sequence ATGGCTCTCGCTCGGGTTGAAGCTCGAACCACTCCAATTGACTGCCCGAACTGCGCCAAGACAGCAGAAACGGAGATCAAGAAGATTCCGGGGATCACCAACGCCCGGGTCGACCTTCTCAGTGCGAAGGTTTTCTACACTTTTGATCCCGACCAAACGGACGCCTCAGCTCTGCGCCGTCGCATTGAAGGTCTCGGTCATTTCAAATTTGTCGACGATGCCGAGCCGTCCAGCTCGCGTCTGCCGTTCTCGCGATCTCTGGGCTGGTCGCTCTTCGCCGCAGTAATGGTCTATGGTATCGGTGCGCTGCTCCGTTTCGGTTTCGGCCTGGAGGGAGCTGGAAACGTCACATTTATTGCGGCCACGCTCATTGGCGGTTGGGATATTCTCCGTCGCGCCCTGATCGCAGTCAGGCATCGCCGCCTCGACATCAATTCGTTGATGGCGCTGGCAATCCTGGGTGCCATCATCATCGGCGATCTGCACGAGGCTGTCGTCGTTGTCCTGCTCTTCAGCCTGGCCAACTTGTTGGAGTCCTACTCGCTCTGGCGACTGTCGCGGACTCTCTCCGGTCTTTCAGAATTCACCAGCCACCGGGCCCTACTCAAACGCGGTGCGGAACTCGTCGAAGTTGACCCGGAGAAGCTGATCCCGGGCGATACGATTGTCCTTAAGGAAGGCATGCGCGTTCCGGTAGATGGAGTCGTGATTTCCGGGCGCTCTTTCGTCGACTTCTCATCGTTGACCGGTGAGACCCACCCTGACAGCATCGGTCCCGGCGATGAAGTTTACGCCGGCGCCATCAACCAGGACGGCTACCTCGAGGTCTCAGTGTCGGCAACGGTGGAAAATTCGCGCATCGGGCGAATTCTTCAGTTAGTCGGCGAAGCCGCCAGTCGCAAGGCCCGCGTGGAACGAGTTGTCGATCGTTTCGCTCGCATTTACACTCCCCTGGTCGTTGCGCTGGCCCTGCTGGTGGCAACCGTGCCGCCGCTGTTTCTCGATGCGTCGTTTTCCGCATGGTTCTACAAGGCACTCGTTTTTCTCGTCATCTCTTGCCCGTGCGCGCTGGTGATTTCGACTCCGGTCGCAATAACGACTGCGCTTTCAGCGGCGTCACGACTCAAGGCCGTTTTCAAGGGCGGCGACACGCTGGAGCAGATGGCATCAATTTCAACGGTGGCCTTCGACAAGACCGGCACGCTAACAACCGGGGCTTTGAGCCTGGTCGCAACTGAGACGGTAGACTCTCTGACCTCATCCCAGGCACTTCAAATAGCCGCGTCGCTGGAACAGGTTTCACAGCATCCGATCGCTCGCGCCCTCACGGTGGCCGCGGCGATAGCGCAGCTGCCTCTGTTGCCGGTTGACGCTGCCCGTGCTCAGCCCGGTATCGGCGTCAGCGGTGTCATTGGCGGACGTCACTTCGAGTTGGTCGCTGGTGAAGATCGTCTCGAAGCAGCGTCCGGGGGTCGTGCCGTCCGGCTCAGAGGTAACGGCATCGATATTGCTTTGTTCCGTTTGTCGGACGAGCTTCGCCCGGAAGCTTCGGAGATCGTCGAGCACCTGCGAGAAGAAGGAATCACAACGATCGGCATACTTTCCGGCGACGGCAATCAGGCAACCGCGGCTGCAGCCGCACGCCTGAAGCTCGATTTCGCCCACGGCAGCCTGCTGCCGGAACACAAGTACGAGCAGATCGAGAAACTGGGTGGTGGCGTCGCCATGGTCGGTGACGGCATCAACGACGTTGTGGCTCTGTCCGGCGCTGATGTCTCAATTTCACTGGCCGGCTTTGGCAGCGACATCCCGGCACAACATGCCGACATCATCCTCTTCGGCAACAATCTGACCGCATTGCCCAAGCTCTTTCGCCTTGGTAAGCGCACCTTGGCGACCATCAAGTTCAACATCGGCCTCGCGTTTGCCGTTAAGCTTGTATTCCTGACCCTGGCAGCACTCGGTTTCGCCGGGCTCTGGATGGCCGTGCTGGCCGACATGGGTGCCTCGCTGGTCGTCATCTTTAATAGCCTGCGCTTACTCCGGCAATAA
- a CDS encoding winged helix-turn-helix transcriptional regulator: MIKTDEDVCQVKFINLETVDELRKSLPDNAIIERLAEIFSVLSDPTRLKICIFLSQAELCVCDLAALLGISESGVSHQLRLLRSLRLVKYRREGKMAFYALDDAHVTTLINQGMVHAEEKK; encoded by the coding sequence ATGATAAAGACCGACGAAGATGTTTGCCAGGTAAAATTCATCAACCTCGAAACCGTCGATGAACTCCGTAAGTCATTGCCTGACAATGCGATAATCGAACGGCTCGCAGAAATTTTCTCTGTCCTTTCCGATCCAACGCGCCTCAAGATCTGTATCTTCTTGTCTCAAGCCGAATTATGCGTATGTGACCTCGCTGCACTTCTCGGAATCTCAGAATCAGGAGTTTCCCATCAGCTTCGGCTACTGCGTTCTCTGCGACTCGTCAAATACCGCCGGGAAGGGAAAATGGCATTCTACGCACTTGACGATGCGCATGTGACCACGCTGATCAATCAAGGGATGGTGCATGCTGAGGAGAAGAAATAG
- the folE gene encoding GTP cyclohydrolase I FolE, translating into MDKLAELYRELITSVGENPDREGLLKTPTRAARAFEFLMKGYKEDIDKLVNNALFKSDTQELVVVKNIELYSMCEHHLLPFFGKCHVGYIPNGKVLGLSKVARVVDAFGRRLQIQEHLTRQIAETIEKYTGAIGVGVVIEAQHLCMMMRGVEKQNSVMVTSAMLGELHEDPATRAEFLNLIGR; encoded by the coding sequence ATGGACAAACTGGCAGAACTTTATCGTGAACTGATAACAAGTGTAGGCGAGAATCCCGACCGGGAGGGCTTACTCAAAACACCGACCCGCGCCGCTCGGGCTTTCGAGTTCCTGATGAAGGGTTACAAAGAGGATATCGACAAGCTCGTGAACAACGCCCTCTTCAAGTCCGACACGCAGGAACTGGTTGTGGTGAAGAACATCGAGTTGTACTCGATGTGTGAGCATCACCTGTTGCCGTTCTTCGGCAAGTGCCATGTCGGCTATATCCCCAACGGCAAAGTCCTTGGGCTATCGAAGGTTGCCCGTGTCGTCGATGCTTTTGGCCGTCGCCTGCAAATCCAGGAGCACCTCACTCGTCAGATCGCCGAGACCATCGAAAAATATACCGGCGCCATCGGGGTCGGCGTCGTGATCGAAGCGCAACACCTCTGTATGATGATGCGCGGTGTCGAAAAGCAAAACTCGGTCATGGTGACATCCGCGATGCTGGGCGAGTTGCACGAAGACCCGGCTACCAGAGCCGAGTTTCTCAACCTCATCGGCCGCTGA
- a CDS encoding lysophospholipid acyltransferase family protein, whose protein sequence is MMNPGSSLKTIRHAIEYAGVLLFYALVRLTPPSQRDQLARLLAALARFFTRSRVRVARYNLQLVFSESTPAEVTQVVRGVYLNLAQNAIDLVDPYGALRRVDVPPHARAQVDRIQALLAAKRPVIIATGHFGGWETLGQVAGREFRGCVFLALEQSNKRVNRFLNRLRLTGAATIIQSHEASRALPKAFKQGLPVYMVADQDGGNEGIVVDFMGTPASYHRGVATFSLHYGAPIAVVFLLRQGRKLILHVADLIEPDPASDRNAEVTRLMSLYSDRLGRMVRSHPEQWLWTHRRWKSTIGKY, encoded by the coding sequence ATGATGAACCCTGGAAGCAGCCTGAAGACGATTCGTCACGCTATTGAGTACGCCGGCGTCTTGCTGTTTTACGCCCTCGTCCGCCTCACACCGCCGAGCCAGCGTGATCAATTGGCTCGGCTGCTGGCGGCTCTGGCCCGCTTCTTCACCCGTTCCCGCGTCCGCGTTGCCCGTTACAATCTTCAGTTGGTTTTCTCCGAATCGACACCCGCCGAAGTGACACAAGTGGTGCGCGGCGTTTACCTCAATCTGGCGCAAAACGCCATCGATCTGGTCGATCCCTACGGCGCTTTGCGGCGCGTCGACGTGCCGCCCCATGCGCGCGCACAGGTCGACCGCATTCAGGCACTTCTGGCCGCAAAACGGCCGGTCATCATTGCCACCGGGCACTTCGGCGGTTGGGAAACTCTGGGGCAGGTTGCCGGACGCGAGTTCCGCGGCTGCGTCTTTCTTGCCCTCGAGCAGTCAAACAAGCGCGTCAATCGTTTCCTCAATCGCCTGCGCTTGACCGGCGCCGCCACCATCATCCAGAGCCACGAAGCGAGCCGCGCCCTGCCGAAAGCCTTCAAACAGGGGCTGCCGGTCTATATGGTCGCCGATCAGGATGGTGGCAATGAAGGCATCGTTGTCGACTTCATGGGGACCCCGGCCTCGTACCATCGCGGCGTAGCCACCTTCAGCCTGCACTACGGCGCGCCGATCGCGGTGGTATTCCTGCTGCGCCAGGGTCGCAAGCTGATTTTGCACGTCGCCGATCTCATCGAGCCCGATCCGGCCAGTGATCGCAACGCCGAGGTCACGCGGTTGATGTCGCTCTATTCCGATCGCCTCGGGCGGATGGTCAGGAGCCATCCGGAGCAATGGCTGTGGACTCATCGTCGCTGGAAGTCCACGATCGGCAAGTACTGA
- a CDS encoding DUF4159 domain-containing protein translates to MKRYSLLVVLALLAVSAASVAAEITNNVTIARLKYPGGGDWYWGSSALPNLIEYIRGNTGIPVNKDEVRIELSDNSLFNYPFLFMTGHGNVNFRADELETLRRYLAAGGFLLANDSYGMRKAFFREMKKLFPDQEPRELPFNHGVFSCYYKFPNGLPKIHRHDDKPPQAFGWFIGERLVVLFVFESDIGDGWEDPRVHNDPPEKRTAALQMGTNILIWALTN, encoded by the coding sequence ATGAAGAGATACAGCTTGCTCGTCGTTCTGGCACTCCTGGCGGTATCGGCTGCGTCGGTGGCCGCCGAGATCACTAATAATGTAACAATCGCCCGACTGAAATATCCGGGCGGTGGCGACTGGTATTGGGGCTCATCGGCGCTCCCGAATTTGATCGAATACATTCGCGGGAACACGGGGATTCCCGTCAACAAGGACGAGGTACGAATCGAGTTAAGCGACAACAGCTTATTCAATTACCCGTTCCTGTTCATGACCGGACACGGAAACGTCAACTTCCGTGCCGACGAATTGGAAACGCTGCGCAGATATTTGGCGGCCGGCGGATTTCTGCTGGCGAACGATTCGTACGGAATGCGGAAGGCATTCTTCCGCGAGATGAAGAAGCTGTTTCCGGATCAGGAGCCGCGCGAATTGCCGTTTAATCACGGAGTTTTCAGTTGCTACTACAAATTCCCGAACGGACTGCCGAAGATTCATAGGCACGATGATAAGCCGCCGCAGGCGTTTGGGTGGTTTATCGGTGAACGCCTGGTCGTGCTCTTCGTCTTTGAATCGGATATCGGCGACGGCTGGGAAGATCCGCGTGTCCACAACGACCCGCCGGAAAAGCGAACGGCGGCACTGCAGATGGGAACAAACATCCTGATCTGGGCATTAACTAATTAG
- a CDS encoding carbohydrate kinase family protein — translation MVRRPPQIAVIGTINHDIVIRADGSRSEGYGGILYNLHVLAHTLPDAGIFPLVNIGRDRAPEIFRLLAALPQLDLRATRVVPRKNNQCRLVYHDVAAKSERLHGWVGAVSRDQLRQVLNCDLYLVNYISGSDITTANLRWLRDSSPALIYLDFHSRTLGRRANGDRFLRRPRDWRETIACADLLQMNEIEFELLAGAPCREPDLRDFFELHLRGLCRALLVTLGSRGAVCVRPGRRQVLIDSIPAPALRSVRDTTGCGDVFAAALVARYLSSGNFIAAARFAVAAASRRAAVQQLSDIDWGQFRKLTLPRTGLLR, via the coding sequence ATGGTTCGACGCCCGCCTCAGATCGCCGTTATCGGCACCATCAACCACGATATCGTCATCCGCGCTGACGGCAGTCGCAGCGAAGGCTACGGCGGCATTCTCTACAATCTCCACGTACTGGCGCATACTCTGCCCGATGCCGGCATCTTTCCGCTCGTCAATATCGGCCGCGACCGTGCCCCGGAGATCTTTCGGTTGCTCGCGGCGTTGCCACAACTTGACCTCCGCGCTACGCGGGTCGTCCCGCGCAAAAACAACCAGTGCCGGTTGGTCTATCACGATGTCGCCGCCAAGTCGGAGCGCCTGCACGGCTGGGTCGGCGCGGTTAGTCGTGACCAACTCCGCCAAGTGCTAAATTGCGACCTCTACCTGGTCAACTACATCTCCGGCAGCGACATCACAACGGCCAATTTGCGCTGGCTGCGCGACAGCTCACCGGCGCTGATCTATCTCGACTTCCACTCCCGCACGCTGGGACGCCGCGCCAACGGCGATCGCTTCCTCCGCCGCCCGCGCGATTGGCGCGAGACGATTGCCTGCGCCGACCTGCTGCAGATGAATGAAATCGAGTTTGAACTGCTGGCCGGAGCACCTTGCCGGGAACCCGATCTGCGCGACTTTTTCGAACTGCACCTGCGGGGCTTGTGTCGCGCCCTTTTGGTCACGCTGGGCAGTCGCGGCGCGGTCTGCGTGCGGCCGGGACGCAGGCAAGTTCTCATCGATTCGATCCCGGCGCCGGCTCTGCGATCGGTGCGCGACACCACCGGCTGTGGTGATGTGTTCGCCGCCGCACTGGTCGCCCGGTATCTATCTTCCGGCAACTTCATTGCCGCCGCCCGGTTTGCCGTCGCTGCGGCCTCCCGGCGGGCCGCTGTTCAACAACTGAGCGACATCGACTGGGGTCAGTTCCGCAAGCTGACACTCCCGAGAACGGGCTTGCTCCGTTAA